The genomic interval ttaactaaataaattcatgaaaaatacaaaaatgatTGAAAATCCAATCTAACCATTCTAACACAGTTTATACTCTATACTAAGCcctaaataattaacttttaactTTCTGAATAATCTaggtattttttataattaaatttaacaataacacaaataattcatgaaaaatacaaaatcgacCGAAAAccgaatttattaattttgtaacagtcTATAATCCTTAGCCAATCACAGAAaacaaaattagatttttctgagcagcctaaatattttttataattaatttactaaataaaagaaataattcatgaaaaatacaaaattaaccgaaatttaaatctaccaattttgaaatagtTTATGTCTCATAACCAATCATGttaaataaatttagatttttctgagtaagCTAAGTatttttcctaattaatttaacaaataaaccaaatatttcataataaatcaaataattgcaaGAACATTATCAGAAAATTTGCTGTAGATTTAGAGACATACCAAAATACTTGAGTATAATTGGGTTGTGGGTTGTGAGGAGTGTTGTAAaacattgtgtattttttttcttagtttccctaaAAGATTTGCAGTAGATTTTGAGACGTACCAAAATTTGTTATCAAATTTGTGTGTGTGTCTATGTGTTATTCCCGCTGTTATTTTATTCTCACTAATTTGATTCAAAAGAAAATTTGCGTAATTTTCTCaataactggtatcagagctgtGGTTAGAAATTCTATCCAAGAAGTCAGATTTGAGTTGTAGCAATGGCCGCAGGCGTAGGAACGGTGAAACTTGAGATATTTGATTTCGCAGATTTTGGATTTTGTAAGATGCAGATCGAAGACTATCTATACCAGAAAAAGCTCTATCAACCTCTCTCACAAAAGAAGCCAGAGGGTATGAAAGATGAAGAATGGAATCTTCTCGATAGACAAGCCCTCAGAGTTATTCGATTGACGTTTTCTCGTAATGTTGCTTTCAATATTGCAAAAGAAAAGAACACGGCTGGTCTTATGGCAGCACTCTCTAATATGTATGAGAAGCCATCAGCCTCAAATAAAGTTCTTTTGATGAGGTGATTATTCAATTTGGGTATGACGGAAGGTGCATTGGTAGCTCAACATCTAAATGAACTCAATACTATCACAACCTAGTTGAGTTCAGTTGGAATTGAGTTCGACAAAGAAGTACAAGCATTAATACTTTTGTCTTCTCTACCAGATAGCTGGAATGCTACAGTCACATCTATGAGTAGCTCATCGGGAAGCAATAAGTTAAAATTTGACGATGTTAATGATCTAGTTCTCAGTGAAGAGATTCGACGTAGGGAGTTGGTTGAATCATCAACCTCTTCAGCATTACATACAGAGTCAAGAGGAAGAAATTCAACTAGAGGGCCTGGCCATGGAAGATCGAATTATCGAAGTAAATCTAAAGATAGGAGGTCCAAATCTAGGAATCCAAATAATTACCAGAGCTCAAAACCATTGAGTGCTGGAATTGCGATAAGATTGGACACTACAAAAATCAGTGCAAGAGTGCACCAAAAAGTCAAGATTGGAAGGCAGAAGCAAATGTTACTTCTACATCAGAAGGTGATGATGCAATGATATGCTCTCTAGAGAGCAAGGATTACTCTTAGGTGTTAGACTCTGGAGCATCATTCCACGCTACTTTGAAGAAAGAATTCTTTGGCAGATATGTCCCTGGAAACCTTGGAAAGTTATACCTTTGTGATGACCATCCTTGTGATATTGTTGGTAAAGGTGTAGTGAAGATTAAGTTAAATGGGTCTGTTTGGGAGCTGAAGGATGTCAGGCATATTCCCGACCTAAGAAAGAACTTGATCTCAGTAGGGCAGTTGGCTAGCAAAGGCTACACTACAAACTTTCAAGGTGAAAATTGGAAGATTTCAAAGGGTGCAATGACGGTTGCTCACGGCAAAAAGAGCGGCACTCTTTACATGATAGTAGGTGTGTGCTGTTCAATTGCAGTTGCAATAGGGAATGAAAATTCCATTATGCGGCACTGGGGAGTTAGGCACATGAGTGAGAAAGGGATGAAACTTGTGCATTCAAAGGGAAAACTCCCAGATCTTCGATCAATTGACATAGACATGTGCGAAGAATGCATACTTGGAAAGAAAAAGAGGGTAAGTGAAGTGGGGGTTGTTAGCAGGTTTATGTCAAATCTAGGAAAATCTCACTGGGAAGCAGTGAAGTGGATTTTGAGATTTCTAAGAGGCACCACAGATAAGTGTTTGTACTTATGAAAAGGTGAATTAAAAGTACAAGGCTTTGTAGATGCAGACTTCGGAGGCAAAGTCGATCACCGGAAAAGCACCATAGGTTATATATTCAATCTTGGAAATACAGCTGTTAGTTGGATGTCTCAATTGCAAAAATTGTAGCTTTATCCACTACAGAGGCTTAGTATGTAGTGGTGACTGAAGCCAGCAAAGATATGATATGGCTTCAAGGTTTGTTAACTGAGCTAGGATTCAAGGACGAGAATAATGTTTTGCACAGTGATAGTTAAAGTGCAATCCACTTGCAAAGAATTTAACATTTTATTCTAGAACCAAGCATATTGGACTTCGTTATCATTTCATTAGATCTCTAATGGAAGATGAAGTGTTAATAATGGAGAAGATCGAAGGATGTAAGAATCCAGCAGATATGTTGACAAAGACAGTGACGATTGAGAAACTGAAGTTATGTTCAACTTTAGTTGGCCTACAAGAATAACAAAACCAGAAAGCTTTGCTACATAATGTGGAGTGTGAAGACAGTTTAAAATCAGTCTTCAAATgggagattgttaaagaaataacATTATCCTTTCTTAGATAAAGGAATGGATCATATGCATTGTTATCTTTAAGAAGCCTAAGTTAGCAAATTCATAATGGAAAGTGCATAACCATAGGCTAATTTCTACCACTCATTTTATTTGTCCAAAGCCTATACAAACCCACATTGGTTTCATTTAAATATgtccaaaaacaaaaaagatgAATAAATTTAGTTAAAAGCTTAGAGAGAGAAATGTTTTTTGAAAGAATTTTTATGAGAAAAATTCTTGAGTAGAAATGGGGTATGGGTTGTGAGGAGTGTTGTAAAAGactgtgtattttttatttctcaGTTTCAGTAAAAGATTTGCAGCACAAATTTCTTATCaaatttgtgtgtgtgtgtactGAGCTAAATAATCCAACGACTTGGAGAAAATGAAATTCAAACATGAATGACTTTAGGGTGACACGCATTTGAGGCCCGTCGAGTACAACTAGTACGATCTTACACCCTTAAAAGCCACATGGGAAATATGCCACCTACAAATCCAACGGTTGTAATTCATCCTCGCGGTGACCTATCCAACAACGACCCATGTAAGAGAATTGGCCTATAAATATCGCACAGATAGCACAATGAGAGGGATCCTTTTTTTGGACCTTTACCTTCAGATTGAATACTTattcttcatcaagaaaacaCATTACTATAACCCCACTATTAACTCCTGAATATTCCTACTAAGCTTCCTCTTATTCAAGAGGAACACGGTGGAAAACTCCATTgtatttgtatttgtataaatagccAACGACCGATCAGCCTAATAAAATGGCCTCGTGGACTAAGGATAGTTAACGCCTAAACCACgcaaaaatatcttgtttattattttattatttacgcCATCATTACTTTCTTAAGCTCTAAACATATTTGGTTGCTAAAAAACTCGgtaaacattttggtgctttcattgaaagCTGAAGAAAGAGGTATGCACGGAGGTTACCGGCGTGAGCCTATAAGAAAATAGGTTCACGCAAGAAAAGAAGGAACACCTCATGATCTCATGTCGAGGTCTAGCCAATGGCTAAAAATGTACCGGTTAAGGTGTTTCTTGAAATAAGACCTGATGCGCTCGTCTGCACGAGAAAAGTGGCAAAAACAAATGCACGCGTCCTTAAGCAACTACTACATTGATTTTTGTCCCAAAAGCTTAGATCTACCCAGCCAAATCTCTGGGGTAGGATTGACTGCCGATATCGTTAGATTCCGATCTCCCACTATATCACCATCCACGAGCAGAGAGGCAGTGGGGCTAGACCAAGAAGCTACGACCCATGAGTTGCGATGACAAATTTAGGAGGGGTCATAAGATGTAATGACTCTATCCAGCTAGAGACTCTGACGCCGGTGCTGGCGTGAGGGCCTGATCTATATTCCAACAACTACATCCCCTACCTTTGCACTAGGTGGCGAAGTAGTTCAAAAATCGATCTATAATGGCGTCGGCTGAGAGGAGACCATCAGTACTGTCAGCGTCTGTTGGGTCACCAATGAGCCTGGTTATGGTACTGTTGACAGAGCAGACCACCGTTGGCAAAGTTCACTCAATGCCCTTCTTGTGTCCTTATATGGCTGTAATCTTGGTGTTGCATCAGGAAGGGCAACTCAAGACATTATAAGCCAGTAAAGAATCCTTGATGATCCACTACTTAACCTACTTGGAGTCCGAGTGCTTGCCCCAGAAACCATAAATTGCCTTGCACTTCATTGGAGGAAATAGATTGCCCAGGAGATCTTGGGTGTAACCATGCACCTCCTAGAGATTCCCATGACTCCGGAGACACATGCACACTGCATGTCAGGGCGTGAAAGATCATTTGGTGTGCTGCACGTATTCAATCCTCTTTCCTAGAAGGGAAGAACTACATGAAGTGTGCTTTACTCTCAGTAAGTCTTTCACCCATTGATCTTTTCAAGCAAAGTCTAAGCTTGAAATTTTATACAACTTCAGACTTCCTTCCCAAAAGCTGaagcttgcttcataaaatcTCAACGTGACTCTTCCATGCACGTTGTTCTTCGTGGAAGAAAGATCCTTGGGGGAATGATACGTCTTCAGCCCTCTTTCTCTGAATAGAAGGACTTCTTGAAGTCTATTCTTCTCCCTGTGATGCTTTCTCTTTGATCCTTTCAAGCAAAGTTTAAGCTAgaatttttatgcaacttcAGTCTTCATTCCAAGAAGCCAAAGCttgtttcataaaaattaaacgTGACTCTCGCATGAACGTTGTTTTTCATGCAAGAAAGATCACTAGGAGTACAATACGTCTTCAACCCCCCTTCTCGGAATGGAAGGACTGCTCGAAGTCTGTCCTACTCCCCGTAATTATTTCTCTTTGATCTTTTCAAGCAATgtctaagcttgaatttttatgcaagTTCAGTCTTCCTTACTAGAAGCTGAAGCTTGCttcttaaaaattaaacatgacTCTCGCATGCACGTGGTTTTTCATGCAAGAAATAACACTGGGGCTATAATACGTCTTCAACCCTCTTTCCCAGAATGGAAGAACTACTTGAAGTCTGTCCTACTCCTCGTGATGCTTTTCTTTGATCTTTTCAAAGGAAGTCTAAGCTTTAATTTTTATGCAAATTCAGCCTTCCTTTCCAGAAGCCAAAGTTTACTTTATAAAAATTCAACGTGACTATCGCATGCACGTTGTTTTTTGTGCAAGAAAGATCACTAGGGGTATGATAtgtcttcaaccctccttcccaGAATGGAAGGACTGCTTCAAGTCTATCCTACTCCCCGTGATTCTTTCTCTTTGATCTTTTCAAGTGAAGTCTAACCTTGAATTTTTATACAACTTTAGCCTTCCTTCCCGGAAGGCAAAGCTTGCTTCATAAAAAATTCAACGTGACTCTCACATGGACGTTGTTTTTCGTGCAAGAATGATCACTGGGGGTatgtgttggaagttattttaccaggatcttagatctactcacaagtatgttgatttaacaacctaaatatgaacttctaaaacgatatgaaattgaacacataagagtatcagaaatcttacagtgattgcagcggaatatatatgtctcctcccactcagatctctaacccttgattcctttctgtagcagagtataatcaagatctgagcccgaaagtccttctttgttgtctctgaattctacatagccttcctcactatgattgaggtattacttgatgtgtgtgggcactactctagcactcatatatttcgaaacagagaaggtatagagagagagagggtggcggctcagagagaattttctgagagaaaattctttcagaataatgctgtgaaaagctttttcagtgATTATGatactgaagcctttgccttctatttatagaagaccaccaagcgctatgattgacattttgaactgagaaaatcaagggaaaaggaaggcaaagggggccggcctaggcaatgtggaaacaaggcttgcctcttttccaactttccttttcctacacttgatagtttccctttttgtgaaaaatttccATTTCCACTGTTCAACCATATttatgataaatctaattacttaataattaaaaataattatcaaataatatattatcatttattttattaataatgaaactaattaaagtttcctaattaataaatatgcccttcaaaatctctatttactgttttgcccttaatgagtgccaaattctcaaactgacaagtttatcttgagaatttttaattgattaattaaaatcaattaaacgagtcttacaagtaatatcatctcaactagtgaggggaccatgggtctatatatctgagcttccaataagcagatctagaatttaccacttaaattcactgacttattaattcttcgttgaatccacacatagaactcagaattgcactctcagtatatagaatgctctatatgttccaccatatagacacattattagttatccattgttataatcctaatgtgatcaatgatcctctatatggatgatctacactgtaaagggacttagattaccgtaacaccctacaatgtattttatccttaaaacacttaaccctgtataaatgatatttcaactaagtgaaatgagtactcaatcatttatctcgtttggttaagctcgaaggagatcaccctttgcttactattcgccagatagaagctatagattccatatttatgttagcgctcccactcaatcgcactaccgtgttcccaaaatgtatgtattgcccagactacagttttaggcttaactaacaaatcaaagaacacgaataacactcttgaaattaagcctaaccatatcaggatttagatcatgtgatctaggatcaacttctgatattgaattgaatagatgtttacggtaagtttcaaaatctaattcaaagttcaatatcggtccattccaatgcatactccatgcatccaacctgagctttactttaacctatgttctggaaagaacataacatttctccaaatgtaagtaaactctgttgtagattgtcatatcagtgaaacccagtgttctgataaatctaggaatactttattcacatagtcatgtttattttccactgtgttgacaacacaataaacatgttcaagtatgtgaaaggggtttggatgaatttataaatcaaatagacaagcaattgattaagtgaaccaaaacatacacaagtgaatgaaaaattacttctgttactttattgatatagaataatctggattacattgaaacagagttttatttagggcataaaacccaacagtatgatgtgtcttcaaccctccttcccgAAATGGAAGGATTGCTTGAAGTCTTTTCTACTCCCAAGACGCTTTCTCTTTGACCTTTTCAAGCAAAGTCCAAGCTCGAATTTTTATGCAACTTGAACCTTCTATCCCGGAAGCCAAATCTTGCTTCATAAAAATTCAATGTGACTCTCGCATGCATGTTGTTTTTTTTGCATGAAAGATCACTGGGAGTACGATAcatcttcaaccctccttctcGGAATAGAAGGACTACTTGAAGACTGTCCTAGTCCACGTGATGCTTTCTCTTTAATCTTTGTAAGTGAAGTATAAGCTTGATTTTTATGCAACATTCTTCATGAAAATTCAAGGTGACTCTCGCATGGACATTGTTTTTTGTGCAAGAAAGATCATTTAAGGTACGATACATCTTTAACCCTCTTTCTCGTAATTGAAGGACTGCTTAAAGTCTATCCTACTCCCTGTGATGCTTTCTCTTTGATATTTTCTAGGGAAGTGTAAGCTTGAATTTTTCTACAACTTCAACCTTCCTTCTTAAAAGCCAAAGCTTACTTCATAAAAATTCAACGTGACTCTCGCATGCTAGTTGTTTTTCGTGCAAGAAAGATGACTAGGGGTACGATGCGTCTTCAACACTCCTTGCCGAAATAGAAGGGCTGCTTGAATTTTATCCTACTCCCTGTGATGTTTTCTCTTTGATCTTTTAAAGCAAATTCCAAGCTTGAATTTTTTATGCAACTTTAgcctttcttcataaaaatttaacatgaCTCTCGCATGCATGCTATTTTTTATGCAAGAAAGATCACTAGGGGTACGATACATCTTCAACCCTCTTTCCCAGAATGGAAGGACTTCTTGGAGTATGTCCTACTCCTCGTGATGCTTTCTCTTTGAtcttttcaagaaaattctaagcTTGAATGTTTATGCAACTTTAACCTTCCTTCCTGGAAAGTAAAGCTTGATTCATAAAAATTCTGTTGGAATtagttttaccaggatcttagatctactcacaagtatgttgatttaacaacctaaaaatgaacttctaaaacgataaacaaaacacataaaagttaagaataacttacagtgatggcagcagaattaagtgtctccttccactcagatctctaacccttgattcctgtctgtagcagagtataatcaagatctgagtccgattctccttcagttggatgtgatccttcaaagtcttccaaactatgattgaggtactgagtgatgtgtgtgggcacttctctctcacaaggatttcgaaatttctctcttcttttctctcttattttcgtggGTTATCAAGcctacaagaga from Cannabis sativa cultivar Pink pepper isolate KNU-18-1 chromosome 4, ASM2916894v1, whole genome shotgun sequence carries:
- the LOC133036878 gene encoding uncharacterized protein LOC133036878 yields the protein MAAGVGTVKLEIFDFADFGFCKMQIEDYLYQKKLYQPLSQKKPEGMKDEEWNLLDRQALRVIRLTFSRNVAFNIAKEKNTAGLMAALSNMYEKPSASNKVLLMR